The Loxodonta africana isolate mLoxAfr1 chromosome 5, mLoxAfr1.hap2, whole genome shotgun sequence region GCCAAGTCATATTGGAGcctgaggcaaaaggaaaaatcagTAATACTAATCCTGTTTGTATTAAACATTTTGGTATTTTATTAATCATtaattttttgcattaatttttgttttaaaaatgtatttcattAAAATATCCTTTATCttcgttgttgttgagaatatacccagcaaaacatacactgatttttttacaggtacaattcagtgacattgattgcattcttaaagttgtgcaaccattcccatCCTCCTTTTCCGAGTTCTTCCttccccactaacataaactcactgcccactaagtttcctatctagtctttcaagttgctatctTCAGTTTGATCCCTTATAGGTAGATCTTGAAacaacacaatgctcaaggcagacattctttactagttaagctgttgtttggtttaaagaagacttcaggggatatttttggtttaaggtttaaagattatctcagggcagtagtttaaGGGGTTCATCCAGACTCTGtgtctccagaaagtctggagcacatgagaattttaaattctgttttgcattatACCCCTTTGGATCATGATTCTTCTACAGAAAAATGTCCTTTATCTTGATGACTAAGTTTCTTGGTACCCCTTAAATTTGCCTCACCCTAGTGGAGTCCCTGATAACTGCTACCATTTGTTCAGTATTATATGCTAAACATTGTACCAAATGATTtatgtgtattgtctcatttactCCTATGCACAAacttcattttactgatgagaaaactgagcatTTAAAAAGGTTCATAAATGGTCTAATTAGTAATTAAGATTGgactggagcacagctctatcaATTCCTAACACCAAACTCATTCTCTAACCATTATGTACTACACCATATCAGGAATTCACAAcacaaattcattcattcagcacataTTTTTTGAGAGTATATTATGTGTCACCTTTTATGAGGGGATAAAAAGTTGCAATCATTCATGCATTCATACGTGCAGCCAAAAAGTTTTTATGGAGCATGTGTCACGGGTAGGAACTATTATATGTGCTGAggatacagcaatgaacaaaataGATAGATCCATGCCCCCAAGGGATACTAGGAGTGGGGGGAAACagtcaataaacaaataaattaacaaaattttCAGATAGTGGTAAGTGCTCACTTCCATTGAAAAATAAGGTGATATGAACTAATAGCAGGTGGCCACTTTAGACTAGTTGGTCAAGGTATGTACCTTAGAGGAGATAAATTTTAAGCCGAGACCTAAATGACAAGAAGGAGCCAGCCAAGGGAGGAGCTAGGGGAAGAGCATCCCAAGCAAAAGCTGTGCAAACATTGTAAGGTCAGAGTAAGCTTAATGTGGCCAAGGAACAAAAAGAGGGGCAGTATGCTACAGTGTAGTAAGCAGCGAGAAGAGTAGGATAAAAAGAGGTCCTAGAAAGAAGTAAGACTAGTTCATGAAGGGTGTCGGGCTCAAGAAGGTTCTCGACCATTGGGGTGGATAAGCAAATTTCTGAATAAGAAAATAGTCATTTTTCATTAAAATGAGTTGAGTCTTTGAAGAACTTTGAGTCTATGTTAAATCTAACAGGTGAATTAATATATGGTGCATTAAACCTAACTGTAATGTACACGTCAATTTTCAGTGAGTATAAAATTTCCATATATTGATCAACCTAATTTACTAAAATTGTATACTGTCTTCCTTATCATGCAAGTTCTCAGAGTTGTGTGACTGAAAGTTAAGAGAAAAGAAATCCTTTTACATTTATATGGTGGTAGATAATTCTGATTGAAAACCTAGATTCTGGAGTCATTCTAATTTCAAATCCTAGGTATGCCATTGAGCTCTCTAATGGATATTGATAGTAGCTATCTCATAGGCTGTTGTGAAGTTCAAATGAGATGATTCACGTAGCTTGGCACATAGTCAGTGCTATATAAATTTTAGCTATTGTTAGATTATAAAGAAATACAACATTGACTAACTAAAGGGGAGAACTCTAGTTCTTTTAATTCTTGTGTGTCATTAGGTATTTTTGCCTTGAAAGAGGAAACACAAAGCAAATAACCTGTGTATCAGCTATTTTTCCAGGCTACATATTGTTTCTAGGCTACACATTGTTTCTGGTATTGCCATCCTAGTATCCAAAACCTATCCAAAACTTCccaagtaaattttattttttaatatggtagCCCTAAAAATGCTCAACATGATGGCTCAGTCTGTATCAGTCCTTAGAAGTAGTTGATATAAAACCTAAATTGAGTGGCATTTGCAGACTTAGTCATTAGGGTTCTTAGACAGTGTATTAGAAAACTTGAAAGAATCAATATGACTTAGGAAAATAAAGTTTCATTTGATTAAAGCATTATAACATATTCTGGAAACAGATTTGCCTTGACTTACCCTAGAGAGACAAGATAGCAGAGTGGCTAAGAGTCCAGGCTCTGGACTCCCACAACTTCAGCTCCACCATGTAATATTAACCTCGTGACTATGAGAAAATTACACGAACTCTCTTTCTATATCTGTAAAAGGTGAATAGTGATAGCATTGACCTTATAAGGTTGGTGTTGTGAGAATCAATCTGTGTAAAGTACTTAGCTCAATGTATGCtagttgttattaaaaaaaaatcaagttgcaTTGCTGTCATTTGCATGATAGAGTCAATAGAAATGGAGATGCCATCAAATTCCCCTGATAAATATAAATGTATAGCTTCATCAATAGAACAATTTACTCAGGTCATCCTAAATATGGGTAAGGTATTACAATTATGGTACTGGtaaagaatttattttgctgGGTTTGTGAAATCTGGAAAGTTACCATGGAGATGAAGTCGTATCATGGAGGCTTTCTTTTTATGTTCATATTTATTCTTACGTAGATCACTGATTACTATTTTAAATCCCATATAAAAGGGAGATGACCAAGAATGAATGGATTCATGAAAGGATGAATTGGATGGATTGGAGGAAATAAAAGTAGACAGAATATCTTAGTGGGATCAAGGGAAAATCCCAGGCCAATTCCAGACTCCCATCTCCTCAATGCCACCTGTGAAATGGTGGCAGTAATAGCTTCATCAGTACCTGTCTAAATTCTGGggagtggcgggggggggggtggccgGGGCGGGGATAATGCCAGGATCAACCCAAAGTTGATCTCTATGAGGTGGATGTCatacatacctccaccctccaacattttttaccaattctgccgTAAGCCATCCCCTCATGGCGCTCTCTGCTTCTCTTATGACCATACTtagagttaagtggtttattaaggaatagggtacaactcaggatcaggattaggaagcatgtaggcaaagcttcccttcttcagtgcaggacagctctctcagctcctcttggccatgCAGGCTGCCCCTTAGCCCCCTGAAGATAgattcctctcagccccctcaggacaggctcctcttggccctgccatctgtCACCACTGAGCCTGCAACTGagccccttctgggcctctcaTTGTCTCCAGTGTCACAGCCCTCGagctgtgttacagctctttataGGAGCCTCCttgcctcttctctctttctgtttcttctttcttccttctgcttcttcctgctttCTTCTGTCTGAAAAATCTCCGTGGGCTggctgcatatatatacacaattcTTTGTTAATTTCAAGGCATGCCGCCTCCCAGCAGGGGCCGCAAACTGATCAACCCCCTCTCAGTAGGTCACAAACACTTCATTTGTGTAGTAGGCTATAGTCATCTTATTTGCATAGCTCATGGTCACTTCATTTGCAGGGGTATATCGACCAATttctgcaaggtgcataccaatcacagggtagGCTGCAGCCGGGGCCAGGCAAAAAGTCaagttgtgtaaaaaaaaaaaagtcaagttgtttacagtttactgaggaaatgtcaatcaacctggacaaaagtaataaACCTTCTGGGGTAGAAATTGCTTCGGGCAAAAAATCTCTCAAACTGTTTTtgcaaagaaccaaggcaaaagcccacgtaaaggaactcattttaccACAGGTATCTACCAGCCAAAGCTTTGAGATGGAACCAAGTCTCCATTCTATAGGTGGCACTCAATTTCAAACCTTGGTGAATACAGACAGATgttgtcatttttgtttgtttttaaataaaaattctacAGGATTTAACAAACCAAATAAACATCTAACATCATATGCTGTCTTTCTAGGGTTTTGAACTCATCTTCATCATTCATACATGGGAACCAGTGATAAAAGTGTTGGAAACAAGGTGAGACTTCTCAGAAATACTTGCATATTTTGTAGTATTGTTATATCAGCACAGGGCTGGACTCCAAAGCAGCCGGAAGAAGGGGAACTGACTACCAACTGCTCCAGCATGTCTCTAAGAAGGGTTCCTGAGGATTTGACACCAACCACAACCACGCTGGATTTATCCTACAACCTCCTTTTTCAAATTCAAAGTTCAGATTTTCGTTCTGTCTCCAATCTGAAAATTTTGATTCTGTGCCATAACAGGATCCAACAGCTGGATATCAAGGCCTTTGAATTCAACAAGGAGCTTAGATATTTAGATTTGTCTCACAATAGACTAAAGATTGTAACTTGCTATTCACTGCCAGGTCtcaggcatttagatctttctttCAATGACTTTGACACTGTGCCTATTTGTGAGGAAACTGGCAACATGTCACACCTGGAAATTCTAGGCTTGAGTGgagcaaaaatacaaaaatcagatttCCAGAAAATTGCTCATTTGTATCTGAATACTGTCATTTTAGGATTGAGAACTCTTTCTTATTATGAAGAAGGTAGCCTGCCCATTTTAAACACAACAAAACTTCACATGGTTTTACcaaagaacataaatttctgGGTTCTTTTGTGTGATGGAATCAAGACTTCAAAAATATTAGAAATGACAAATATAGATGACAAAAGCCAATTTGCAAGTAACGAAACTCAACGGAACCTTAGGTTAAAGAATGCCAAGACATCTATTCTGTTACTTAATGAAGTTGATTTGCTCTGGGACGATCTTCTGATCATCTTCCAACTTGTTTGGCATACATCAGTGGAATACTTCCAGCTCCAAAACGTGGCTTTCGGAGGTAATGTTTATCTTGATCACAATTCATTTGACTATTCAAATACTGTTATGAGAGCTATAAAACTGGAGCATGTCCATTTCAGAATTTTTTATATTCCACAGGATAGAGTCTACCTGCTTTTCACCAAAATGGATATAGAAAACCTGACAATATCAGATGCACAAATGCCACACATGATTTTCCCTAATTACCCTATGAGGTTCCAATATTTAAATTTTGCCAATAATGTCTTAACAGATGCTCTGTTTAAAAAACCAATCCACTTGCCTCATTTGAAGACTCTCATTTTGAAGGGCAATCAACtagagacatttttcttagtgaGTCACTTTGCCAGCAACACATCCTTGCAGCACTTAGATCTGAGCCAAAATCTGTTACAACATGAAAATAATGAAAACTGCTCCTGGCCAGAAACCTTGATCACCATGAACTTGTCATCCAATAAATTTCCTGATTCTGTTTTCAGGTGTTTGCCAAGAAGTATTCAAATACTTGACCTGAATAATAACAAAATTCAAACTGTCCCTAAAGCGATTACTCATCTGAAGTCTTTACGAGAGCTAAATGTTGCATTTAATTTTCTAACTGATC contains the following coding sequences:
- the TLR10 gene encoding toll-like receptor 10: MGTSDKSVGNKVRLLRNTCIFCSIVISAQGWTPKQPEEGELTTNCSSMSLRRVPEDLTPTTTTLDLSYNLLFQIQSSDFRSVSNLKILILCHNRIQQLDIKAFEFNKELRYLDLSHNRLKIVTCYSLPGLRHLDLSFNDFDTVPICEETGNMSHLEILGLSGAKIQKSDFQKIAHLYLNTVILGLRTLSYYEEGSLPILNTTKLHMVLPKNINFWVLLCDGIKTSKILEMTNIDDKSQFASNETQRNLRLKNAKTSILLLNEVDLLWDDLLIIFQLVWHTSVEYFQLQNVAFGGNVYLDHNSFDYSNTVMRAIKLEHVHFRIFYIPQDRVYLLFTKMDIENLTISDAQMPHMIFPNYPMRFQYLNFANNVLTDALFKKPIHLPHLKTLILKGNQLETFFLVSHFASNTSLQHLDLSQNLLQHENNENCSWPETLITMNLSSNKFPDSVFRCLPRSIQILDLNNNKIQTVPKAITHLKSLRELNVAFNFLTDLPGCSHFRSLSILNIEMNLILSPSREFFQSCREVKILNAGRNPFRCTCELRDFIQLQKNSEGMLAGWSDSYICEYPLNLKGTQLKDVHLPELSCNTALLIVIIVVMLSLGMTVAFCCLHFDLLWYIRMLSQWTQTWNRVRKTAQERLKRNVQFHAFISYSEHDSPWVKNELIPNLEKEDGSVLICLHERNFDPGKSVTENIINCIEKSYTSILVLSPNFVQSEWCHYELYFAHHNLVHENYIILILLEHIPLYCIPNRYHKLKALMEEKTCLKWPKDRRKHGLFWANLRAAINISLSETRDMCELQTFAELNEESRGSTDSLIKTDCL